Genomic segment of Leptospira perdikensis:
TCGAGGATGAATTGGACAATTTAAAATTCCCATTTTGGCTTCGTATGTTTAGAGAAATTTCAGAAGAGAAAGTAAACTTTCAAAGTAGGGAAAATACATATTCTAAAGATTTAAAGGCAGCAAAATCTTTCTTTGGAATTAATTTTGTCCAAATCAATTCAAATACAAAACTCTCCAACCAAATCAGACCTCTATTCAAAACCAAACGTCATGATTAAATACATCACGGTATTCCTATTATCCTCAGCTTCGGCATTCGCCTTGCCAAAAGAGATGGTTTTAGAATCAGATATTTATGTCGGAGATACCGTACATTACCAAATCGAGTTAACAGATACCAACGAATCCAACCTAGATTTGCCAGAAGGAGATATCTACGAAGATGACACTATACCATCTTACAAAATCTTCAACATTAAGAAAGAAAAATCAAAACTAAAAGCATCTATTCTTTTTTTCAAACCAGGCGATTATGTAATCCCTATTACTTGGGATAGAGAAAATGAAAAAACAAAATCGACCTTATCTATCAAAGTTAAATCTCAACTACTTGGTTTTGAAAATGATATAGAGGATATAGAACCACCTATCGAATTCTCTGGACCTTATTTTTTTCGTTTATTCATCATCATACTAATCACAGCAATCAATATATACTTATTGTATGCACTATACATTTATTGGAAATCAAAACCAAAAGTTATCGACGCCCTTTGGGAAAAACAACCAACATTAGAAGAAACAACCAAACGCCTTCGCGCAATAGAAACCTATTTACAATCGGAACCAATCCACGAGAAGGAATTGGTCTTTAAAATTAGTGAGTACCTCAAAGAAGTATATTCACAAAAGTTAAAGCGAACCCTACTAGGAAAAACCGATTCGGAATTTCTAGCGGAGTTGTTTGACAGAACTCATATCGAAGACTCTGTCCTTCGTGACCTACGACTTTATTTCAAAAACACGAAATATGACAACAACAGAACCGAAATAAACAAAGATAGAGCAAATTCTATCTGGGAAAAAATCAAAAAGGATTTTGAACTATAATTATGGATCAGTTCCAAAGACCGTATCTTTTATTTTTCATAATTCCACTGCTTCTACTAGGAATATACCAATGGAGAAAAAAACCACTAGGTAATCTCTTACTCATTCAGTCCGATCGATTTCAAACTCCTGATCAAAATATTTTCCTCAAAATCCGTGTTCTTTTTTTAAAACTAACTGAAGGTTTAGTTTATGCAGCCGGCATATTCCTCATCATTGCAGC
This window contains:
- a CDS encoding LB_053 family protein; its protein translation is MIKYITVFLLSSASAFALPKEMVLESDIYVGDTVHYQIELTDTNESNLDLPEGDIYEDDTIPSYKIFNIKKEKSKLKASILFFKPGDYVIPITWDRENEKTKSTLSIKVKSQLLGFENDIEDIEPPIEFSGPYFFRLFIIILITAINIYLLYALYIYWKSKPKVIDALWEKQPTLEETTKRLRAIETYLQSEPIHEKELVFKISEYLKEVYSQKLKRTLLGKTDSEFLAELFDRTHIEDSVLRDLRLYFKNTKYDNNRTEINKDRANSIWEKIKKDFEL